Within Nocardia terpenica, the genomic segment ACCCCGCTTGAGTGTGGAATGGCCGGCGACCAGGAACCAGCGGACCTGGGACTGGAATTCTCACTGAGCTTGGTCGAAGCAACAGCGTCGGTGACGGCGCTGTGGAGGAGTGATGTGGAGCGCAGAAGGTTCCTGATCGGAGCCTCGTACGCGGTGGCGGTGTACCCCGCGGCATCAATGCGATGGCTGACGCTGCCTGGCCCGGAACATCCGGTATCCATGGGCGTGCGTCGAGTGGGTCAGAGCGACATCGACTCGATACGCATGATGACCGCTGCATTTCGCGAACTGGACAACAAGGCTGGCGGCGGACGAGTACGGGCGACAATCGTCCAGTACCTCCACGGATCGGTAGCCCCGCTTCTGCGCGGAAATTACGCCGAGCCGATCGGCCGCCAACTCTTCGCGACCACAGCCGAGTTAACGAAGCTGGCCGGCTGGGCAGCATATGACCAAGAAGAACATGGGCTTGCGCAGCGATACCTAATCCAGGCGCTGCGTCTTGCACGAGCAGCCGGGGACGCAGGACTCGGAGCCGAAATCCTCGCCGCCATGAGTCACCAGGCCACGTACGTCGGTCGCCCAGGCGATGCAGTCGACCTGGCCCGTGCAGCACAGATCGCCGCGCGCAGCGCGGGGTTGGCGGCGCTGGAGTCCGAATGCCACATGGTCGAGGCGCATGGTCATGCCGCCCGGACGGATGACTCGATGTGCGCCAAATCCATCAATGCCGCAGAGCGCGCCTTTTCCAAGGACGTGGCCTCTGATCGACCGGCCTGGCTGAGCTATTTCGACGGGGCGTACATGTCCGCGAAGGTCGCTCACTGCTTCCGCGACTTGGGCGACGATGCCCGCACAGCGCATTTCGCCGAGCAATCGCTCGATATGTCGGACGGCTACCTCCGAGGTCGAGCCTTCAACCTCGCCCTGCTGGCCTCCGCACGCGTAGAGGCCGATCCACACGAAGCTGTGCGAGTCGGACGGCAAGCACTCGACATCGCCACTGGTTTGGCTTCACGCCGCAGCTATGCCTACCTGCGGGAACTGAGGACCCGCTTGAGTCCGTACACTCAGCTCCCGGACGTGGACGACTTCCGGAACCAGGTCCTTGAGCTGACTAAACGTCGAGAGTGAGAGCCCGGTACACCGCGACTACGGTAGCGGCGCCGACAATTTCGCCGCGCTCGATCATCTTCGCGGCCTCGCTGAGGGGGAACCAGCCGAGTTCCTCCGCCTCATTGATATCCGGTTCGCTGCCAGTTGGATCGGCACCGCGTGCGAGGTAGATCTCCTGGGGCTGGTCGAGACTGCCGATTGAGGGCTGGTAGGTCACCAAGTGTTCCATCGACCTCGGGCGCCAGCCTGTCTCTTCCTCGACTTCGCGGGCTGCTGCCGCGGCTACATCCTCGGCGCCGTCGACATATCCGCCCGGCAACTCCCACACCCACTGGTCGATGATGAACCGGTGCCGGTACATCAGCAGCGCCTCGCGATTGTCATTGAGCACCAACGTCATTGCGCAGCGCGGCATCCGCGCGACGTACTGGGTGAACCGCACTCCATCGGGAAGCTCAACATCGACGGTCGTCAGTCGGATATGCCGGTTCTCGTCCACCAGGTTTTCGCCATGGATCTTCCACTGGGTGCGCCTCACACCCTCGACCGTATCGCGGAGAGTCGGGGCAAGCCTGCGCGACGCGAAATCTGGTCTGTGAACGAGCCGGACTACGCAGCCGGGTCGCCGCTAATGGTCATCCGCACGGGTCAGCACCGTGGGTTGATGGCCCTGGTCGGGCCGAATTGTCGCGATATAGACGCCTGCGGCCGGGGCGCGGCATTCCACCAGGCATGCAACCACTCGATTGGGTTCGGTCGGATGATGGTGCACGCTGACCACCCGTCCCGAGCGGAGAACCGCCTTGGGATCGTGGGCTTCGACACCGCGACCGTGGCTGTCCGCCCACCAGGCAACGCTGTCGCCGACCGCGAGTTTATCGAACATGCATTCGAGAATAGCTGGTCGATCCTCGCGCTGGCGTGGGGCTCAAGCGGAGCGGGCGGCAGGCGATGCGGTGATGTCGACCTGGAGGCCGAACCTTGGGGCGTAGTCGATCAGAGTGTCCAGCTTGAAGCGATCCAGGCGCCGATTCTTCAGGGTGGAGATCGTCGACCGCGGCAGCCCCTTCTGGATGGCGAAGTCAGATTGCTTGAGGGGCGACGTTTCGATCTCGTCGGCGATGGTGTTGCCCAACTGGCGGATCAACCGCCCGGCCTCGGTGTAGTCGGTCTCTGGGATTGCCTTTGTGCTCAATCGCGTCGACGGCCCCGACACCTTCGATCTGTCGTTCCGCCCGTCAACGCGCATCCGAAGCTTCAGCCCGAATAGGTGGCAGTAGTTCACGAGTCGCTCTGCGGAGAAATCCTCGATGAGCCGGTTTGCAAGACGGCTGACGTCCCCCTTGTCGATGCCGACCTGGAGAGCGATGTCCTGGTACTGCTCACCGCGTTCGGCGATGACATCAGCGATAGCGCCGATGAGCTGCTCGCGGAGTTCCAGGCTGGAGGGCACGCCCGACAGTGTAGCCCGATTCCCATTTGACCAGCTCGACTCCAGCAAGCGTTCCATCCTATCCGCGTTCCATGGAATGCATGGTACGGTTGTTGGCGCGCCACGGTCTATGGCGCGCCCCTCTGCGCCCGTAGGGATCCAAACGGGTGGGACGCCTCACCAGCGTTGCGGAGCCGTTAAACGGGGACTCTGCACCTATTTCGATCCAGGCAGGTCCACCCGGTAAAGGCAGACTCGAGCGGGCGCGGCGTGGTAGCCGCAGCTGACCGCCTGGGATAGCTCCCAGTCCTGGGGCTCCGAGTAATTCCCGCGAGCCCGTTGCTTAACCAGGCCACACCGTTCCGACCGACCGGGCGAACCCGCGTTAGGCATCCCGTAACCCTTGCAGTTACGGGGTTACTCTGCCCGCAACCTCCCGAACGCTCGGTCCCAGGCGATTCCCGGATGGGAAGGTGCGGGGCTGATTCAAGCTGCCGAGCGTCAGACTCGGGGGTGAAGACCGTACTGCGTTCCAAACACCAAGG encodes:
- a CDS encoding transcriptional regulator, with product MVVDRASAVGVELAYDYRSVGRWLDGEKPYPPGPVLIAEVMTEALGRRITPLECGMAGDQEPADLGLEFSLSLVEATASVTALWRSDVERRRFLIGASYAVAVYPAASMRWLTLPGPEHPVSMGVRRVGQSDIDSIRMMTAAFRELDNKAGGGRVRATIVQYLHGSVAPLLRGNYAEPIGRQLFATTAELTKLAGWAAYDQEEHGLAQRYLIQALRLARAAGDAGLGAEILAAMSHQATYVGRPGDAVDLARAAQIAARSAGLAALESECHMVEAHGHAARTDDSMCAKSINAAERAFSKDVASDRPAWLSYFDGAYMSAKVAHCFRDLGDDARTAHFAEQSLDMSDGYLRGRAFNLALLASARVEADPHEAVRVGRQALDIATGLASRRSYAYLRELRTRLSPYTQLPDVDDFRNQVLELTKRRE
- a CDS encoding NUDIX hydrolase, coding for MRRTQWKIHGENLVDENRHIRLTTVDVELPDGVRFTQYVARMPRCAMTLVLNDNREALLMYRHRFIIDQWVWELPGGYVDGAEDVAAAAAREVEEETGWRPRSMEHLVTYQPSIGSLDQPQEIYLARGADPTGSEPDINEAEELGWFPLSEAAKMIERGEIVGAATVVAVYRALTLDV
- a CDS encoding XRE family transcriptional regulator, whose product is MPSSLELREQLIGAIADVIAERGEQYQDIALQVGIDKGDVSRLANRLIEDFSAERLVNYCHLFGLKLRMRVDGRNDRSKVSGPSTRLSTKAIPETDYTEAGRLIRQLGNTIADEIETSPLKQSDFAIQKGLPRSTISTLKNRRLDRFKLDTLIDYAPRFGLQVDITASPAARSA